GCCGGGCAAGGCAGTACACGAGTCCTGAGGAGATCGATGCCCAGCTccaagcagaaaagcaaaaagcaagggTATGTGTTTGCTCCTTTGTGTTCTTTCTATCCTAATTCCTGCCTTATCCAGCCTGGTTTTCACTGCTCAGGAGCAATGGCAGCTTAGCCAAGTGCTGCAGATCATTCCAGCAGCGATCACAGCATGGATCCCAAATGTCTCCAGCTGGGGAGACTCCAGGGGTCACCCAGTCTGGTTCCTGAGGCCTGGGAGAccacccagggcagcactgggaggttgaaggacagggagctgattacacagcagctctggagatcTTTTCTCTCCATATTTTATCATTTGAGTCTCCAGTGTCAGCTCATTTTTATCCATGTTCTGCAGCTTGGCTTTGGAGAGCAAGGGCCACATCTTGACATGTTACTGAATATTGAAATGATATTTGCCTCTTTCTATCATAGATTTATGGACCAGACTCCTTTGACTTCTTCCTGGACACAAGATTTTCTTGTTTGCCTCTGCTTTGTAGGAGAGATAAGAGTTTTCTGTGTGGGGCCTCCTTTTGGTGTGTTTCTGTGCCCTAGCATTGGACTGTAACAGCTCCCCCCACTTCCACCATGAGCTGACTGCTGTCATAAAACCCTTGGCTGCATTTTGGGGCTCTTGCTCTCTTTATTCCCAACTTATCACAGCTCTGGTGACACTCTGATATTTTCTGTGACTTTCTGGAAGTGCTGCCTCAGCCCAAATACACAATTTCAGCTGAGGCCTCACAGCACTGACCACAGGAGGATAATTACACCCCATGAAGGAAATCCTGGTGAATACCTCTGAGATGACTCTCTAAAGCAGTTCTGAGCCATAGTGTTGAGtcctttttaatgttttgcCCAGCTGGAAACTCGAGATGATTGTTTGGTTTGCTGCTTAGCCACATATTCCAGCTTCATGTTGGATTTCTTCTTCCAAACTCTAACTCCTCTGGGTTAGTTTCTGATTCCACCTTCTTGGTTTCATGCCGTATTTCCAAATTCTGAAACCACTGATGAGTCTCATCCTGTTTTCCAAGATAATTCCAACTCCTACAAGTGTGATGTCATTCACAAACTGTGTAAGTGTTCTCTGCTTCCATGTTGTTAATAAAAATGCTGACTGGAAGTGGAACAGAAAAGCAGGACCCACTTGAAATGTGTGTCCTGTTTCACAGCAAACCAGAGAACTGCTCTTTgagaaggatttattttttgtgataATCCATATCACATAGTGATGGTTACATCTAACACTGATACATTaaggaaagctttaaaaaccCCCTACAATTAACAAAATTACTCCTCTTACTGTTCCTTGCTCATCCACTTTGCTGGTTGTTTGATGAGAGATGTTGGTAGTGTAAAACAAGCTGTTCACACCCATGCTGGCTCTTCTTATGATTCAGAAATTAATTCCCAGGTTCTGACTGGTGGAAGCTGTGCTGAAAAGGCTGTAATTCCTTGGATAATAATGTTCAGGTTGGTGGTTGTCCATTTTCTCCTCTAGGTGTTTTTATTTATCCACACCCAGGATAAGCTCTAAGCTGCATCCATGTAGTTCCAGTCTCTCAGAAGATGCAGTGGAAACCCAGACCAAAACTCTTCTGGAGAGCTTTGATTTGATGAAAGTAAAGTGCCAGTGGTGTCTTTCACAGTAGTTTTCCTTTTAGAGGGAGCAGCAGAATTGTTTGGAGGTGGTGCTGTTGCTGAGGAGGAGCCCTCATTCTGTGACAGCCAGAGCCCCTTGGTGGCACAAGGCCACATCAGGAGCaccagtgctcagagctggctcATCCCTCCAAAATCTCATTTaagagctgggtttggggtttttagtgaCATTAATTTCCTCTGATTTTgtaggaagaggaggagcaagaagaaggaggagaaggagcaaCAGGGGACCCTAAAAAGGAGAAGAAGTCTTTAGATTCAGATGAGAgtgatgaagatgatgaggaTTATCAGGTACTGCATCTCAGGGCACTTGATGCTTGGCTGAGGGGGAGATGCACACTCTGGATTCTGAGCAGAGCTACCTAGAGTGCATTTTTTATAGAACTACTTTTAGAAGCCAAAAAACACTCACTTGACAGCATTTTGCCCTCAGAATGAGAACTTGTGAACATTTACAAATGAAATACAAAGGCAACAAGATATTTAAAAAGGCTGAAGGTGCCTTGATTCATAAATGTTTTTTCTGGCTTGTAGTCAAATCTTGCCTTGTGCTTTTGGGGTGCTTTGCAGTGTGTTTGGGGAGCCCTGGTACAACCAGAGCTGCGTTGAGAGCTCCTCAAGCTCCCTCTTGTTCTTGACCCGCAGCAAAAGCGCAAAGGAGTGGAGGGGTTGATAGACATAGAGAACCCCAACCGTGTCATTCAGACAACCAAAAAAGTCACTCAGCTGGACCTGGATGGACCCAAGGAGCTCTCACGACGAGAGAGGTGAGTgctccctgctcaccctgcagtTTCACCCTGGAATTTGATGCAGGGAGGTGtttcccctgctctgtggcAGTGTTTCAAGGAGGCCCTTAAAAAAGTGTGTTTCTGCCTAAagcaggcactgagcagcagcagactgAGCTCACTGTGCTTCAAAATGTGCTTCCTTAGAAGCTTCACAGGAGTTGTTGCTGTGGCTATCCTGGAGCCAGGCAGCCTGCCCTGGAGCTCTGAGAGAAAGGGATTTAGGCCATTCCTTTCCTGCAGTTTTATGGCCAAAAATCAGAACAGAAATTCATTAACCAGAGGTCACTTTGGATCCACTCTAATCCTGCTGCAGAAGGTGCTCTAGTGACAGGTAGCATTTTCCCAGATTCCAGGTATTGTGGTGAAATTTTTATCTGGCCAGATTAATTACCTGAAAACCTAAATTTAATCTTCTAGTTTCATTTAGCAATGGTGAGGTTTGGAAGGGAAGgtttaatcttttttatttgGGATAGATTGCTTCAGCAGAAGGACACCTTTGAGGGTAAGGCAGGGAAAAACATGTCACAGTTCTTGTGATGTGGGGCTAATTCATTTGACCTccttgtgtgtctgtgtccttACTTAGCTGAAGGAAGGTAGAAATAATCTCTCACCTCACCCCTGCTCAAACCCTGCAAATAGACAGAACCTGTGCTTGAAAACTGGTAAAGGAcccccagttttggggtttttcctggTTGGAAAGCCCCACTCTGCCTGTTCCTGTGGGCTTGCCTGGATACTCTGGTGACTGGTGTGTTTCCTTTGGGCAGAGAGGAAATAGAGaagcaaaaggcaaaagaaagatACATGAAAATGCACCTAGCTGGGAAAACAGAGCAAGCCAAGGCAGACCTTGCCCGATTAGCCATCATTCGGAAGCAAAGGGAAGAAGCTgccagaaagaaagaagaagaaagaaaaggttagAGAATAATTAATCATTATCTCCTACCTTTCCAAGAGGCACACATCCCTCCTCTGAGCCTGTGTGGTGTTGCTGAGTGTCATCAACTCCCCTCAGCAAAGCCAGGCTCAGCTGTTACCCTCTCATAAAGTTCTTGCTTTATAAACAAGAGCTTggacactggagcagggaaagagagaagggaattGCCCTTGATATCCATCTCATCCCCTGCCTCCCAGGCAATGCTGGCTCCAGTTTGGGGGTTTAGCAGGCTCCTTGTGCTGGGTGATTTATCTGCATGTGGGGATCTGAACTGCCCAGGAGTTCCCAGcactccttcccttcctggcCTTCCCCTGGGAGGTGTGAACCAGCAGTCTGAACACGGCTCCTTGGTGGCTTCCACAGAGAAATTTGGGCACCAGGGTGATTTGTGAACAcctggagagagcccagggaTAGAAGGGAACATCAAGAGGGGCTGTGCCTCTTACTCTGAGAAATTGTTGGGAAGGGTGGGATTTTTCCATGACCCAGCTGGCAGGATTCaaatccctggggctgccaaAACTGCCCCAGTCCCTGATGTGCACCATGAAATGATGAAACCCTGTTTGTTGTTCTCCTCCCCAGCAAAAGACGAAGCGGCCATGGCAGGTAAAAGACTGCAGTCACTATCCCTTAACAAGTAAGCCCAGGCCATGCAAGAGGAGGAAACACCAGGGAACTGTGCctggtcctgccaggagctctgccttCCATCGCTGCCACGCAGGGCACCCTGCAGCATTGACCTCACCACCTCCAAGAGACACTGGCGATGTGTTTGTCCTCATCCTGGCACAGATTTCCATTTGGGGTTAggggcagctgctctctgcagtgcagagctgtgctggacaGCAATTCCCTGTAACAGTTTGGAAACATGaatgtttttgctgtttttaggATCAAGAACTCGTAGACGGTGGGAGGggggcagggtgggagggagcTGTGTGGGAGGGGAGGTGCTTCAAGTACTAGATTGCAAGAAAAATAGATTGTGGGGTCGTTTGGGGGTGGGGCATGGGGTGGGGAACTGACTTGGTATGAAATCCCAAAGGATAATGTATCTGAGGAATCCAGTTGGC
Above is a window of Molothrus ater isolate BHLD 08-10-18 breed brown headed cowbird chromosome 16, BPBGC_Mater_1.1, whole genome shotgun sequence DNA encoding:
- the PDAP1 gene encoding 28 kDa heat- and acid-stable phosphoprotein; translation: MPKGRKGGHKGRARQYTSPEEIDAQLQAEKQKAREEEEQEEGGEGATGDPKKEKKSLDSDESDEDDEDYQQKRKGVEGLIDIENPNRVIQTTKKVTQLDLDGPKELSRREREEIEKQKAKERYMKMHLAGKTEQAKADLARLAIIRKQREEAARKKEEERKAKDEAAMAGKRLQSLSLNK